From a region of the Triticum aestivum cultivar Chinese Spring chromosome 7D, IWGSC CS RefSeq v2.1, whole genome shotgun sequence genome:
- the LOC123169191 gene encoding uncharacterized protein: MALCSLLRKMPALALRSPPMATRMGTMRALSAAAGSRFMSHGAPERQMIYPEKGAKLLEETKRNQAQADQYLKDARKKLAILDELQRPGWCDPKVNFHDELRKLEKTCDIALLILVPTTLMLFMAVV; encoded by the exons ATGGCGCTGTGCTCTCTCCTGAGAAAGATGCCTGCCCTTGCACTCAGGTCGCCACCGATGGCAACCCGCATGGGCACCATGCGCGCTCTCTCGGCGGCGGCGGGTTCTCGCTTCATGTCCCATGGTGCACCG GAGAGACAGATGATTTATCCTGAAAAGGGGGCCAAACTGCTCGAGGAAACAAAGCGCAATCAGGCACAGGCCGACCAATACCTGAAGGATGCACGCAAAAAATTGGCTATTTTGGATGAACTTCAGAG GCCTGGATGGTGTGATCCTAAAGTAAATTTCCATGATGAGCTTCGTAAACTTGAGAAGACATGTGATATAGCTCTTTTGATACTAGTGCCTACAACTCTTATGCTTTTTATGGCTGTAGTATAA